From Dehalococcoidia bacterium, one genomic window encodes:
- a CDS encoding COX15/CtaA family protein, translated as MTQKNITKKKFLLLFSALGIFFSFFQPTCGAYTRVSGSGDGCPDWPTCFGSWVPPFNDIHAVIEWSHRTSGTLFGLVSIALVFLSYYVYRKYNLTVKIYISSLILIIIVGGIGGVVVLSELDPAIRTVHLAGAQTVAALMVAAFVIENIRSSINIDNKIKTMAAITALLAIASLLSGAYAVWQGAGTVCYKWPLCSEYIIPKYTNQWIHMTHRIISLASVLYILRLTYYLIKDYYNTSIGKLGVLLLASGILQMLIGASIPISEFSIWSRTLHLTLATIVWMISFSIIIIIRNGKSKTHKTI; from the coding sequence ATGACACAAAAAAATATTACTAAAAAAAAGTTTTTATTACTGTTTTCAGCACTTGGAATATTTTTTTCATTTTTCCAACCAACATGTGGTGCTTATACTCGGGTAAGTGGATCAGGTGATGGATGCCCTGACTGGCCTACTTGTTTTGGATCCTGGGTCCCTCCATTCAATGATATTCATGCCGTAATAGAATGGAGCCACAGAACATCGGGCACGCTTTTTGGATTAGTTTCAATTGCACTGGTATTTTTATCTTATTATGTATATAGGAAATATAACCTAACGGTAAAAATTTATATCTCATCATTAATATTGATAATCATAGTAGGTGGAATAGGTGGAGTTGTGGTGTTGTCAGAATTAGACCCAGCTATAAGAACTGTTCATCTTGCAGGAGCTCAAACAGTAGCAGCATTGATGGTGGCAGCTTTTGTGATAGAAAATATTAGATCTAGTATTAATATCGATAACAAGATAAAAACAATGGCTGCAATAACTGCATTGTTGGCTATTGCTTCCTTGCTTTCAGGAGCTTATGCAGTCTGGCAAGGAGCAGGTACTGTATGCTATAAATGGCCATTATGTAGCGAATACATTATCCCTAAGTATACAAATCAATGGATTCATATGACACATAGAATTATCTCTTTGGCTTCAGTCCTATACATTCTTAGACTAACTTATTACTTGATTAAGGATTATTACAATACATCTATTGGCAAGCTAGGCGTATTATTATTAGCTAGCGGAATACTTCAGATGTTAATCGGGGCCTCAATTCCGATATCAGAATTTAGCATTTGGTCAAGAACTTTACATTTGACTCTAGCTACAATAGTTTGGATGATTTCTTTTTCTAT